The Triticum aestivum cultivar Chinese Spring unplaced genomic scaffold, IWGSC CS RefSeq v2.1 scaffold148520, whole genome shotgun sequence genome includes a region encoding these proteins:
- the LOC123176673 gene encoding uncharacterized protein, translating into MATFTGAPLPPAGAGKEKPLARPAPATAPADLANPGKKTRRRVPMTDEDRWRIDRLKELHASGTEELHELMDIHKELRDYHDELLFRRRCLAARLVSRVAFQRRDAAAYVKHHLGLGLKVGDKLPEELKQARPPISMALFLWHEMGRALYIGMDNFMDEYSNTEEYRRGMLALVPGAVPDENGAPPDSVCLVWMSACLILRTKCC; encoded by the exons ATGGCCACCTTCACCGGAGCACCGCTCCCGCCGGCCGGCGCCGGAAAGGAGAAGCCGCTCGCGCGccccgcaccggcaaccgctcccgCGGACCTCGCGAATCCAG GGAAGAAGACGCGCCGCCGGGTGCCGATGACGGACGAGGATCGGTGGAGGATCGACCGCCTGAAGGAGCTGCACGCGTCAGGGACCGAGGAGCTGCACGAGCTGATGGACATACACAAGGAGCTGCGCGACTACCACGACGAGCTTCTGTTCCGGCGGAGGTGCCTGGCCGCGCGCCTGGTCAGCCGGGTCGCCTTCCAGCGCCGCGACGCCGCCGCCTACGTCAAGCACCACCTTGGCCTTGGCCTGAAGGTGGGGGATAAGCTGCCGGAGGAGCTCAAGCAGGCCAGGCCGCCAATCTCAATGGCCCTTTTCTTGTGGCATGAGATGGGCAGGGCCTTGTACATAGGCATGGATAACTTCATGGATGAGTACAGCAACACCGAAGAGTACcggagagggatgctggcgttggTGCCCGGGGCTGTCCCTGATGAGAACGGAGCCCCGCCGGATTCTGTTTGCTTGGTGTGGATGAGTGCTTGTTTAATCCTGAGAACGAAATGTTGCTAA